Below is a window of Lodderomyces elongisporus chromosome 3, complete sequence DNA.
AACAACTATGCAAGAGGTCACTATACAGTGGGAAGAGAAATCATGGATGATGTTTTGGACAGAGTCAGAAGAATGAGTGACCAATGTGATGGATTACAAGGTTTCCTCTTTACCCATTCTTTGGGTGGTGGTACTGGTTCTGGTTTAGGTTCTTTGTTACTCGAACAATTGTCGATGGACTATGGTAAGAAATCCAAATTGGAATTTGCCGTTTACCCAGCACCACAAGTTTCTACATCAGTCGTTGAGCCATACAACACTGTCTTGACTACACACACTACCTTGGAAAATGCAGACTGTACTTTTATGGTTGACAATGAAGCCATTTATGATATGTGTAGAAGAAACTTGGATATTTCTAGACCAAGCTTTAGCGCATTGAACAATTTGATTGCTCAAGTTGTGTCATCGGTGACTGCTTCTTTGAGATTTGATGGTTCATTAAATGTTGACTTGAACGAGTTCCAAACCAACTTGGTGCCATACCCAAGAATCCATTTCCCATTGGTGAGTTATGCGCCAGTTTTCTCCAAGGCCAGAGCCAACCATGAAGCTAACTCGGTTTCCGAGATTACTCAATCTTGTTTCGAACCAGGTAACCAAATGGTCAAGTGTGATCCAAGAACTGGTAAGTACATGGCCACCTGTTTGTTGTACCGTGGTGACGTTGTCACTAGAGATGTGCAAAATGCCGTTGCTCAAGTCAAGGCCAAGAAGAATGTCCAATTGGTTGATTGGTGTCCAACAGGTTTCAAGATTGGTATTTGTTACCAACCACCAACTGCTATTCAAGGTAGTGAATTGGCCAGTGCACAAAGAGCCGTTTGTATGTTATCAAATACCACTGCTATTGCTGAAGCATGGAGAAGAATTGACAGAAAGTTTGACTTGATGTACTCAAAGAGAGCATTCGTGCACTGGTATGTTGGAGAAGGTATGGAAGAAGGAGAGTTTACAGAAGCTAGAGAAGACTTGGCTGCATTGGAAAGAGACTACGTTGAAGTTGGTACCGATTCTTTcccagaagaagaagaagagtatTAAGCAGTGTTTCCCTTGTCTTTAGGAGGGAACATAAAAGagctttttttgcctttgctAATTTATCAAGCTTCCAGTATATCGTGACTTATGTTGATCTTCTGAGTCTCTTCTGAGTCTCCTCTGAAGCTCTTCTTTGtcatatatacatgtataccctttttgttgttttttgttttctctttatttttttcttctccctTTATAGGtttaattttattgttatttgtGTTGCATCTGTTGCTTGTAGTGGGTAATGGTTGTTGTTACATGTGGTATATTTGTCAGATATATTGGCGATGTTCTCGGCTATTAATATTGTTAGTGTGAgggataaaaaaaaagagatcaaaagaaaaagagaaaaaaaaaagaaaaagaaaaagaaaacaagaatgaGTTTGTGTGTGCGATTCGGAAGCTAAAGAATCTCCCGCATTCTGTGCGCTGTATTAATAATACCGTGAATTTTTCACCAACACACATTTAGGCCATCTTGAAAACTTATTATTTGAAAGAGCATCACATATACCAAATCATACGCATATTAATATAAATTTCCGTATAgctatatatttatatttgtatacatatacatatacatatacatatttttCACCTTACTACACAGTTATCAATGGAGGATAAGAGAAAGCTATTAGACCAGCCACTTCATGGTATATACATTCCGATTgggcttcttcttttcggTACGTGGCTTTTTAGTTGGTCGTACATGCCTTATACCATTGCATTTATTGTTGTGATTGTTTCTATCAAGTACTACTCAGCGCTCCAGCGCCGCCTGTCGATCGATAAGAATGTTTGGCGTGACTTTGAACTTATTGACCGTACACTCATTGCACCAATGACCTCGATATACCGTTTCAAACTCAATAGAGAAGACGAGGTTCTTGACTGCCCCACCGGTCACCATCTTGCATGTTGCTTTACAATTGATGGCAAAGACGAGGTTAGATTCTACTCTCCTATCCTGAACCAATTTGATATGGGTTTCTTTGATATTTTGGTCAAACATTATGAGAATGGGAAAGTTACTAGGAAATTGGCACAATTGCCCGTTGGTCAAACTGTTAAATTTAGAGGTTTTGTTGGTAAATTGGACTATAAACCAAACATggcaaaagaaattggacTCATTGCTGGTGGTACTGGTATAACACCAATTTTGCAAGTGATTACCCGCGTGATTACAAATGCCGATGACAATACCAAGATTAAATTGATTTTCGGAAATGAGACTGAGAAGGATATTTTGTTAAAGAATGAAATTGATGAGATTGCAAGCAAATACGACAACTTTGATGTGCACTATACTGTTACTTATCCAGAGTCTGGATGGGTTGAAGAAGGTAAAGGCAGTAAAGGCTACGTCAACAAGGAGATGATTGAGAAATATGCTCCATCAGTAGACGATGAAAATATGTTATTCATTTGTGGACCACCCGAGATGAAGCGCAGCTTGTTTGAATTGACTCAAGAAATGGgatggaaaaaagaaaatatcttttgtttttaatagTGTTTGGACTGAGGTAGGAGGTTAAAATATAGGAAAATGAGGATGACGAGGATCAGGTGGAGTTAAAAGAATAGTAGAAATCATGAATAAAACATATACTAGCTAGGTTGCAATGTAGTAAAGATGAATTATATTAtaatatttgaaaaaaatagaagagaACGATTATAACTCCTTATTACTCAGTGAACACTTTAGGCACTACTTTGatcctcctttttttcctttccttttctttcctttacttttgttttcttttccaaaatgaTAAAGTTAACAGTGAATAGACAAAAAAGACGGTTTTACAGTTATTGCTTCAGGGCCAGTTCGAATTGAATTTTTgttaaatttgttttttggcCCGCAAGTTAGaattgtcttttctttaactCCGCAATGAAATATACAGTGGAAAAAGCGGGCGAGACGGGAAGTGGAAGGCATTGTAATTTCTAGTTCGTTCGTTCATTCGTTTGTGGGTGAGAGAAGCAACTGAAActttaaagaaacaaattcGGTCGGCCGGTGTTAGTTCCAAAAGCGGCAGAATGGTATTTCATATCTCACTGTGTGATTCcataatttttctttatataaatTAGACATCGTGAACAACCACGCAAAGCTGTACAAGTAATTCTTTGCCTCTTCATTACTAAAGCTTACAAACCAATTGagctcaaaaaaaagtatctaTCTAtccaaattttgtttttctacTAATCTGTCTTTACATATAtgtgaatatatataaaagtcAATATCCCTTCCTTCAACATCTAACACATTTCTTTACGTATCATTCtatctgtttttttctaattttccatcttttcttaacatctttatctttatcgCCACTTCACAATCAAATAAAGTACAATATAACTGTCCTTTCTATATTAcattaacaataacaacaacaacaacaatgactAAAGCAATTGAAATTCCAGGAaaatttggatttggaacTATGTCTATGACATGGAAacaaacaccaccaccatttgAGCAGTCAATTGAAACGCTTCAATTTGTCACATCACACCCCGAATTCAGCACTAAATTACTCAATGGAGGAGAATTTTATGGCCATGATGATGCTAACTTGAAACTACTTAAGGAATTTGTTGACCAGAACCCACCAGAATTGAATAAACAGCTCATCATTTCAATCAAAGGAGGTTTAGATGTCAAAACCTTGCATCCAGACGGGTCTAAGGAAGGTATTGCTAaatcaattgaaaatatcGTATCCTACTTTCCTCACAAAGAGAATAGACCAGTATTGATTTTTGAAATCGCTAGAGTCGACAAGAAGGTGCCCTATGAGGAAACTATCAAATATATCCAAGAGTATGTTGAGCAAGGTGTTATTGACGGTATCTCTTTATCTGAAGTTGGAATTGAATCAATTAGAAAAGCAATTAGCGTTGCACCAATCTCTTGTGTTGAATTGGAATTCTCCTTGTTTGCTCAAGATATACTAAACGATGGTATATTGGAAGAATTGTCAAAGCACCAGATACCAGTGATTGCTTATTCACCACTTTGTAGAGGTATATTGACGGACCATACTGCAAAAGATCCGGAAAGCTTTATtgaagaaatcaaaaagagtGGAGATATTAGAAGCATGTTGGACAAATTCAACCCCGATATCTTCAAGGAGAACACACCTCTTCTTAAAGCTTATTACGAGTTTGCACATAATGTGAAAAACACTTCATTGGAATCCTTGGCATTGTCCTGGATTTTAAAAGTCTCTGGCCAAAAGAATTTTGGAGGAATCGAGCACATTACTCGGATTTTGCCAATTCCTTCAGGATCTACTAAGCAAAGAGTCGAGGCAAATTTTGGAaatattgttgatttgAGTGATGCAGACTTGGAAGAGTTGGACAAGATCACCAAAAAGTATCCAATTAAAGGTCATAGGTATAACGCTGCTTTGCAAGGTACTTTAAATCAATAGATGGTGGAGAAGTAgtaaaaatcaaagaattttcttttacatcTTTTTACCAATTTGTAGATTTAGAATTTACATGTGCTTTAACAAGTAATGGTATTGCTTTATATTACTCTTTACAAGAAAGTATTTTTTACCTGCTTCATAGTTTTATAAGAATCCATCAATTCTTCTGTTCTTGTTcgtctgtgtgtgtgtgtctgtgtgtgtgtgtttttttttttgattgcTTTGATTGCTTTGATTGCTTTATTGCTATTTTGCTTCTAGGTTTCTGTGTTTGCTCTCAAGACCATGTCTATTTTTGCACCCCCTCCCCTTCCCTCAAATGGACCCCTTAttcaaataaaattttcaacGTTACTTTCGATGGTTCCCACCCTCGTTTATCTCCTCCCAACAAAGGTTTGTAGCAACATAATTTTACATTTTCGAGTATTTCAAAGCAATGCGTGGCGATGCAGAGTACTGCAGAGCAATGCAGAAATCAAGATACGAGAGGTTGCACAAAATCTTAGATGGGAAAACGGAAAAAGATATTAGAACGGCTGCAAAAGAGTAGGTGAAATTCTTCAAACAGCAATGACAACTATTGAGttgctctctctctctttaatCTGTGGGTGTGCAACATTCAGTGGAAGAACATATGTGGTTAAAAGGGAATATATAACCCTACAAATATACAACTATATAACTATATAACTATATAGCTATATAACTATAAGAATCagaatataaatatatatatataagttgTTTTTGGTTCAATTTTCCTAAGATTTCATTTCGATAGTTCTACTTCTTCAGTCATTCACACATCGATATGCCACCATCGCCACCAGTAAAGATTCCAGGCAAGTTTGGGTTGGGCACATTGTCTATGACAATGAGACCTAACCCGCCACCACTTAAACAGTCAATTGAAACGCTTAAATATGCTACAACGCACCCGGATTTTGGAGTCAAGTTTATTAATGGAGGAGATTTTTACGGTCCTGATAATttaaacttgaaacttttaaAAGATTTTACTGATAAAAACAAGGAGGAGTTCAATAAAAGCTTGGTGTTCTCCATTAAAGGTGGAATGGACGGAAAGACACACAAGCCTGATGGAAGCAAGGAAGGTATTGCTCGATCCATTGAAAACGTTACAAAATTTTTCCCACCAAAAGAGAATAGACCTCAAATCTTATTCGAGATTGCCCGAGTTGACCCCAAGGTGCCATTCAATGAGTCACTAAACCATATCAAACTGTATTTAAAGGATGGATCCATTGATGGGATATCTTTATCGGAGGTTGGTAGTGAAACTATCCGTCAATCAGCTGAGGCTGCGCCTATTTCCTGTGTCGAACTAGAATTGTCAATACTCTCGCAGGATGCATTGCAAAATGATGTCATCAAGACTTTATCAGAGTTGGAAATACCTGTTATTGCGTATGCACCACTTGGTCATGGTTTGTTAACAGACCAGACTGTTAACCACCCTGAGCAAGTGTTGAACAGCATTGAAAAGGGCGATATACGGAGACTATTTGATAGATTCAAACCAGATACGTTTAAGCAAAACTTGACCACATTGAAAGCACTTTATGACTTTGCACACAATGAGAAAAAGACTTCGTTGGAAGGCTTGGCATTGTCGTGGATAGTaaaaatttccaatttgCTGAATTTCAGAGGTATTGATAAGGTAACTAAAATCTTACCCATTCCGTCGGGATCcacaaagcaaaagattGATGCTAATCTTGGAAGCATAGTTGAGTTGAGTCAAgatgatttgaaaaagattgaggagattttggaaaagCACCCAATAAAAGGATTGAGATATAATGCTTTAATGGAAAAAACGTTGTTTCAAtgagacaaagaaaaaacattttCAGCAAACAACTATGCAAGAGTTAAGGTGAAGGAAGCATATAATGCAAAACCAGAATTTAGCTAAAAACAAGTTAGTTCAAAATCAGACCAACTATTGTCGAGTATAAACTTTAGGTGTATAGCTGCTTTCTTGAACATACTTACTTTCATagttgtatatatatatgtatgtatatactaTGTACTTGTATTCATCAATACCTCTAAGGTGATTTACAGTTGAATTCTTTTGTGCCGTGCGTCCGCACTACCGCGAAACGACAAAAGCGAGAAATCACCACCCTCCCCAATTTGTGCTGTCACTTACCATGAGGACGGAAATAGCTTCTAGTTCAAGTAATTTACACGAAACTAAGCGCCAGACGTcttcaagaagaaaattaaaattaggTCAATTGGTCGATCGTACGTAAATGACgaattgatgaaaatgcCAGCACATagttctttctttgcaaaCTTTCCAACAACCTTGTTCTATTTAGCTTTTTGCACAAAGCCTAGAATacattgttgttttctcttCAGTTCCAGCCTCCAACACTACTGTCAATACTCCTAGTGCACCACCACTTTATCCGTTTTTCTCGGTCCCCTCTTTTCCCCTTccacgcacacacacacacacacaccctCGCCTCCTCCCCACTTCACCATTACCACGATGAGGTCGCTTGAACTCATTTTGACTCTCGTGCTCGCTCAACTCTCGTTTACATTGGCATTCACGCCGGCGTTCTCAGTATCAACATCACCAGCTGCGTCACTTCAACGTCAAgtatttttcaattatcGAAGTAATCTAGCATGTATGCTATTCAATGAAACAGGCAACTTGCACTTTACTTTCGAAAACACTGAAGAAGATGGACAAATTCCACTTGTGATATTCGACTATACCGATTTGCaatatttcaaaaacttgCCCAATTTCAATGCATTCATGAACCACACTTATCTCGACGACAAAAAGTTTCTTGACATTGGCGATGATCAAACTGACCCTATAACATTTGACTTTAAACTCTTTAGAAACCAACAACATTCAAACCGTTTTTTTACCAAAATAATCACCGACGATGAAGAGTTTGATTACCCTATCCAGGAGCCCGGGCAATATTGTGTATATTTACCACTTTATTCCTACGATGGTGATATCATCCATCCTACAAACTATAAAGGTAGAGTATCAATTGAGGAGTTTCAATCAATCTCGGTTTACAATGATATCTCGGCCCACATCAGCATCACAATAATGTTTGGGTTGATTATTATCCCATTAAGCTACTTGTTTCCCCAGATTTGTACCAGACATTATGACAAATTGCCACCTGTTGTGCAACAAATGGTGCAATTGCTTCTCACAAACTTGTTTTTCAACGTTGCTCATTTTGTGTTGGAATTGATCTACTTGTTCATCCCCAATGATTATGCCTATGCATTTACTGAATTGATTTTTGCTACTTTGAAAGACGAGTTATTGACTAAATGGCAAATATACCTTATGGCCAGTATTTATTTGGGGATTGGCTACAAAAATCTTCCCGTATCAAAACAAGGTGCAAGGAAAGTACTTCAATTGGCATTGACTTTAAATATAATTGCCAAAGCGGTTTTGAACTACTTGTTGAAAGAAACTTCAACCGTGCAAGATATTCTTATTAATAATGAGCCATACCAAATCACGCACAAGTCCATTTTGGTGCATAGATTTTACAGAAATATAGTCACATTCGAGTATCCAGAATCTACCAAGCGCCTTATTACCTTAACATCCACGATTTCACTTGCAACTTTATTTACCATTCGATTAATCAGCTACTATTCTGGAATCCGTCTTGCTTGGTATTTGCGAAAAGACACTAACTTATCACGTCCAATGGTATTATCATTGATTCTTCATTTGGTTGCATGGTGCTCTTTTGGTAGACAAATAATTTATCAACTTTATGTCAGAATCACGTTTGGCGGTTTATTTGATGTTGGTGAATTGTTGAGTGTTTTGGGCACACAAGTGGAAAACTACGAAGTTATGAATGCAGGATTGCAAGTCACTGAGATTTTATTGATCTTGTTTATTTGGTACCCTACAAGGCCATATGATGTTGAGAAATACGCTGGGGAACAAGATGCTTTggcaaaagaacaaaaacgGGCCGAGAGAAGGAAAGGCTCAATAGCAAAGACTGAACTTGCTGCTGATAAGAAGGTaaaaaaggtaaagaaGGTGAACAATGtgaaaaataacaaaagcATCAACGAAACTAGTGACCCTAAAGCAGATAAAATAGTtaaaatagagaaaaaagaggtCAAACTTGGTAAACCATAGTACCTAAAGTGACAATTGCAGATGCTAGaaccttttttatttttattttttgtctttgtccaGAACTCTTTCGCCACCACCGCTTCCCCCTTATTTCCATTGCCGTATGACAAAATACAGTTTCCTTGATGCTAAATGCATATCGATTATTTTAAATATGTGAATATATACTCTTTTctgcttttattttttcgaTTCAAGTATCTCAATTATTcttcaaagaaaaatatataattaatctataaaaaatttactataaaatgaaaaattaaaattccTTCCTAAGAGGCATATGCAGATCTAGCTCTTAACTTGGGACCATtcaaatagaaaaatacTGGAATAAGAAGCATTCCAAGACTCAAGAATGCCAATAAACTCGAACCCCATCCCACCGGAAATTTTTGAGTTCCGAGATTTTTAAACAACGCTCTTCCAAAAAGTGGAAAGCATCCTGCACTCACACTTCTGAAAAATGCATTAGATGAAAACACCGATGCCAAGTACTCCACTTTGAAACTCGATGCCATATAATTGAACAAGGTTTGAAAGATAAGAAAAGCGCCGGCAGAAAATAATGCAATCCCAATCAATGGTGGGAACCAGTGGATATCAGGCGATGCCGTCCACCCAAATATGAATAATCCAACAGGCATAAGTGCTGCACCAACAATTGAGGCGGGCAAAAATGTTTCAGGTGGCACATCGATATTGTTAAGAAGTTTTTTGGAGTATATCTGGTACACGTATGGAATGAATATTGCCGCGGCCAAGATTATACCAATGACAATGGAAGTATATGTGACACCCATCAAGATCAAAGGAaagtgttttgtttcttgataaACAATGGGGATACTTTCAAAGAACAAGTAGATAATACTGTACACCAAAGCAATGTAAATatcaatcaacaaaacCACAGGTTCCTTCAATGTGATTTCAATCGGTCTCCACAACAACTCCGAAAGGACGGCGcttattgattttgattcgCCTGTCTTGAGCTCCGCTTCAGACCTGATTCTATTGTTTCCCGTTAACTTCCTTAATCTCTGGGCTTTCTTTCTCAACAAATATGGAGTATAAGTCTCGGGTAGGGTaaacaagaaaatcaaaaagcaAGATGAGATCAATGCCATAAACCAAAACGTCCATCTCCAGCTCTCATATCCATTATGGCCACCACGCACAACCAAGACAGATCCAATCAATGGTCCGATTGCTGGTCCACACACAGCACCCAAGGACCATGCGGCTAATCCACATACAAAGTAAGGTCTTGTGATAAAGTCACCATATGAAGCACCACCAGTAGATAATGCAGGACTTGCGAAAAACCCAGCAATAAGACGCAATACCGACATTCCTGCAATCCCAGTTGATAATGCAGTAGGAATCTGCATCATGCAAAATATAAACAAGGTAA
It encodes the following:
- the TUB1 gene encoding alpha-tubulin, which encodes MREVISINVGQAGCQIGNACWELYSQEHGIKPDGYLQEGLDRPKGGEEGFSTFFSETGSGKYVPRALYVDLEPNVIDEVRTGLYKDLFHPEQLIAGKEDAANNYARGHYTVGREIMDDVLDRVRRMSDQCDGLQGFLFTHSLGGGTGSGLGSLLLEQLSMDYGKKSKLEFAVYPAPQVSTSVVEPYNTVLTTHTTLENADCTFMVDNEAIYDMCRRNLDISRPSFSALNNLIAQVVSSVTASLRFDGSLNVDLNEFQTNLVPYPRIHFPLVSYAPVFSKARANHEANSVSEITQSCFEPGNQMVKCDPRTGKYMATCLLYRGDVVTRDVQNAVAQVKAKKNVQLVDWCPTGFKIGICYQPPTAIQGSELASAQRAVCMLSNTTAIAEAWRRIDRKFDLMYSKRAFVHWYVGEGMEEGEFTEAREDLAALERDYVEVGTDSFPEEEEEY
- the FLR1_1 gene encoding Multidrug transporter flr1, with translation MRQFLIDSFAGQLLHKVSGRRWFRHNDELPGYSIPEKYLQFSEKQDSEEIAATPTLQEPEQELNEEKKYEKENKDDEESTKTATNFNSGDTDYIIVTWDGDDDPENPYNWPLYLKCIMAFQIAFLTVSVYMASAIYTPGVTDIMEQFDINQTLATLPLTMFVIGYGIGPIVFSPLSEHTKIGRTPIYVITLFIFCMMQIPTALSTGIAGMSVLRLIAGFFASPALSTGGASYGDFITRPYFVCGLAAWSLGAVCGPAIGPLIGSVLVVRGGHNGYESWRWTFWFMALISSCFLIFLFTLPETYTPYLLRKKAQRLRKLTGNNRIRSEAELKTGESKSISAVLSELLWRPIEITLKEPVVLLIDIYIALVYSIIYLFFESIPIVYQETKHFPLILMGVTYTSIVIGIILAAAIFIPYVYQIYSKKLLNNIDVPPETFLPASIVGAALMPVGLFIFGWTASPDIHWFPPLIGIALFSAGAFLIFQTLFNYMASSFKVEYLASVFSSNAFFRSVSAGCFPLFGRALFKNLGTQKFPVGWGSSLLAFLSLGMLLIPVFFYLNGPKLRARSAYAS
- the plr1_2 gene encoding pyridoxal reductase Plr1, with product MPPSPPVKIPGKFGLGTLSMTMRPNPPPLKQSIETLKYATTHPDFGVKFINGGDFYGPDNLNLKLLKDFTDKNKEEFNKSLVFSIKGGMDGKTHKPDGSKEGIARSIENVTKFFPPKENRPQILFEIARVDPKVPFNESLNHIKSYLKDGSIDGISLSEVGSETIRQSAEAAPISCVELELSILSQDALQNDVIKTLSELEIPVIAYAPLGHGLLTDQTVNHPEQVLNSIEKGDIRRLFDRFKPDTFKQNLTTLKALYDFAHNEKKTSLEGLALSWIVKISNLSNFRGIDKVTKILPIPSGSTKQKIDANLGSIVELSQDDLKKIEEILEKHPIKGLRYNALMEKTLFQ
- the plr1_1 gene encoding pyridoxal reductase Plr1, coding for MTKAIEIPGKFGFGTMSMTWKQTPPPFEQSIETLQFVTSHPEFSTKLLNGGEFYGHDDANLKLLKEFVDQNPPELNKQLIISIKGGLDVKTLHPDGSKEGIAKSIENIVSYFPHKENRPVLIFEIARVDKKVPYEETIKYIQEYVEQGVIDGISLSEVGIESIRKAISVAPISCVELEFSLFAQDILNDGILEELSKHQIPVIAYSPLCRGILTDHTAKDPESFIEEIKKSGDIRSMLDKFNPDIFKENTPLLKAYYEFAHNVKNTSLESLALSWILKVSGQKNFGGIEHITRILPIPSGSTKQRVEANFGNIVDLSDADLEELDKITKKYPIKGHRYNAALQGTLNQ